A stretch of Oryza brachyantha chromosome 4, ObraRS2, whole genome shotgun sequence DNA encodes these proteins:
- the LOC102721268 gene encoding WEB family protein At1g75720-like: MAGGGGVTVVGRAEIDTRAPFRSVKEAVALFGEKVLAGELHAGAGRRLVGATYDQQQQQQQQQVYPWNYMVIFASENVFISQQNRAAATPPAIRHVPVTADQLEEAKHELEKERSERQKMAGCILSLQEELSNAMRELKKLKARDDDDGEGAAAKVIDLQVEDLKFIEIDSKPQQQSQQPPPSTVTAAAGSASPVEFQKRRYVTFADPPTAPASYRAPPPDVVVMESHSSSHHHRRNAAPATAPQYREVRWLQRQMSAGHEAVKAVAAEQEAMTKKKKKKPLMPLVGALFMRKKKSSSSCCHDDSALNSRAAFDG; the protein is encoded by the exons atggccggcggcggcggggtgacGGTGGTGGGGCGGGCGGAGATCGACACGAGGGCGCCGTTCCGGTCGGTGAAGGAGGCCGTCGCCCTCTTCGGCGAGAAGGTGCTCGCCGGGGAGCTCCACGCCGGAGCCGGACGCCGGCTCGTCGGCGCAACATAcgaccagcagcagcagcagcagcagcaacaggtAT ATCCTTGGAATTATATGGTTATATTTGCCTCTGAAAACGTTTTCATTTCCCAACAGAATCGTGCTGCCGCAACTCCGCCGGCAATACGCCACGTGCCGGTGACGGCGGATCAGCTGGAGGAGGCGAAGCATGAGCTGGAGAAGGAGCGGTCGGAGAGGCAGAAGATGGCCGGCTGCATCCTCTCCCTGCAGGAGGAGCTCAGCAACGCCATGCGGGAGCTGAAGAAGCTCAAggcgcgcgacgacgacgacggcgagggggcGGCCGCCAAGGTCATCGACCTGCAGGTGGAGGACCTGAAGTTCATCGAGATCGACAGCAAGCCGCAGCAGCAGAGCCaacagccgccgccgtcgacggtcacggcggcggcggggagcgcgTCCCCGGTCGAGTTCCAGAAGAGGAGGTACGTGACGTTCGCCGACCCGCCGACGGCACCGGCGTCGtaccgcgcgccgccgccggacgtGGTGGTGATGGAGTCGCACAGCTCGTCGCACCATCATCGTCGCAACGCcgccccggcgacggcgccgcagTACCGCGAGGTGCGGTGGTTGCAGAGGCAGATGTCGGCCGGGCACGAGGCGGTGAAGGCtgtggcggcggagcaggaggcgatgacgaagaagaagaagaagaagccgcTGATGCCGCTGGTTGGCGCGCTCTTcatgaggaagaagaagagcagcagcagctgctgccatGACGACTCGGCGCTCAACTCGCGCGCCGCTTTTGATGGATGA